CCACAATGATAGAACAAAACTCAAGCAAGGGCTGAAAGAGCGCCATATCAAGATGCTAACACTTGTCGGCGTATTTGGCACAGGTCTATTTCTGTCCTCCGGTGGTACGTTAAAAAAAACCGGGCCGGTTGGTCTGTTGATTGCATACCTGTTCGTTGGTATTGTTGTGGGGTGTAATCAGATTGCTATCGCTGAGGTCGCTTCTTTCATGCCCGCTACCGGGGCAACCATCAGACATGCTGAGCAGTTCATAGACGAGTCAGTTGGCTTCACATTTGGTTGGATCTCTACATATTCGTCACTGATGCCTGGTGAGTTATCGGCCACGGCAGTTATTATGAGATATTGGACGGATGTAAGTCCTGCAGTTTTCATAACTGTGTTCGGTATTCTTTTTGTGGTGACGAATATTTACACAATTCGATTCTACGGCGAACTCGAATACATATTCGGGTGGCTAAAACTTGTAttgatttttatattgattATATCAGGACTGGTGATCGACCTAGGTGGTACCAAGGGTCAAGAAAGGCTTGGATTTCACTATTGGAGGGAACCTGGACCCTTTGCAAATTATTTGGTGGGGGGACATATAGGAAAGTTTGTGGGCTTCTGGGCTGCCATTTCTTCTGTGGTGTACTCTTACTCTGGCATTCAAAACATTGCCATTCTTGCCGGTGAAACTAAGAACAGCAGACATGCAATTTTTCACGGTGCCAAAAATGTCTTCTTGCGCATTATTGTTTTATACTTGGTCACAGTCTTCATACTGACACTGATCGTACCGTACAATGATAAGTTGATCGCTACCGGAACGGGCACAGCCCGGTCGAGTCCCTTTGTCATTGCAATGAACAGAGCTGGGATCAAAGTCTTACCTCATATTGTCAATGCCTTGATCTTAACATCGGCATGGTCAGCTGGTAACTTGGCTATTATCGAAGGTTCCAGGAATTTGTTCTGTTTGGCGACAAAGAATCAAGCCcccaagatttttttgaggaCGAGTAAAAGAGGAATTCCTTATGTTGGTGTGATATTCATCTCGAGTTTTCTACCATTGGCGTATATGTCCTGTTCCAAATCGTCGGCTACCGTCTTTGGGTGGTTCCAAGAGCTGGTGTCTTCAAACACGCTGCTACGTTGGATTCTGATTTCGGCAAACCATATCCATATGGACAGGGCTTTGAAAGCTCAGGGATACAGCAGGTCTGACCTACCATATTCAACACCCATGGGTCCTTTTGCTGCTTGGTTTTCCGGGATCATGTCGTTCATTTTCTTACTTACGGGAGGCTTTTACAACTTCATACACGGTCATTTCGACATCGAGTCCTTTTTTACCAGGTACTTCATAATTCCATTGGCAATTGGACTATTTACTTTCTGGAAGCTATTCAAAAAGACTAAATATTTACGTCCACATGAAGTAGATCTTGAATCTATCTTTGACGacatcaaagaaaatccaGAACACATTGTAAAGACCAAAAACGCGTGGGCAAGATTTTCAATAGCAAGAGGTTGGAGAGAACGAAGCCAAAAATAGCTTAAACGATATCATTGCTtcgatgaagaaggaacAAACCATTAGTTTTAATAACCTTAGATAAACTACTGAAAGTAAATAGTGTTTGTAGAGTAGCTCTTAGATAATCAAAACTCAAGCATCGTAAGTACGTAGGGACACTTGAAACCTATTTTTCGTAGAACATGAAAGAGTTATTTTGGCAACAAgtaaaaagcaaaaatgCCTTTTGTGCACAGATTGAACACTGCTCTTCGGAATCATCAGGCAAACTAATCAGCTAccgatgaagaaattagtTTCtcacaaaaaaaattcttgtaTTACAACGGGTTCTTGTTGGATTTTCAAATACACCGCTGGCTACTCGGATATGTCCGTGCAATTTATCGAAATACTTCATAGCGTGTGCACTAGTATCTACTTCGTATAGGAAGGTGCAAAGCTCCAGCCAACACATTTCCAAAGACTGATAGATCATTGGTTGTAATCTAGTATTCGCTGTTGGGCCGAAACTACGTATgctcttttctctttctgtaGAATCAAAGAGTCGCGCTGGCGGCgcgcatttttttttttttttttttttctctcgATTATGCAGTCAGTTTAATTTAGCTTCGAGGGGCGCGTACCGGACTTAAAAATTAAAGTTAGTAATCATCAAAAATGGGGGCGGGGTATGCATTTCGACTGCGTGGGATCGAAAAGACTCTCTTTGCAGGCACTAAGGCACTAAGGCACGGTATGAAGTGGGATGATCTCCTTGTGCACTGGTTTCTTAGCAGACAAAACTGTAACGTAGAAAGCCGCCATGACGTAGGCATTCGAGGATACTAttacataataatattctttGACTCCTAGTCTAAGAACATACAGAATCCAATGAAACGGAGGTAATCTCAAGAGTTGAATTCCCCTGGATATATGCAAAAAGCGAACGTATTcaatattgaaatttatcGTATCAATGGTGTGAGATTTTCGCCTCCCCCCCCAGAAAACTAACACTACTGAGACATATAAAGGGCGAAGGTGAAATGAACTGGTTCTGGTTCATCGTACACTTCTACCCTAGAAGAATAAAGGATAACAAAActaaaacaacaaaaaacaaaaaataaaagcgcaataaaaactaaaaaatgTCTACTGTACAATCTTCTGTCGGAAGTGATACAGATATTCAGAACGCTTCTAATGCTGATGTTCATATCGCACCACGTGTGGAAAAAGAGTGGTCTGATGAGTTTGATGACAACGAAGTTTTAAATGGGGATACAATAGAGCCTCCAAAGAGGGGCCTTCTAGGTTACCTCGTCATCTATTTACTCTGTTATCCTATATCCTTTGGAGGTTTCCTACCTGGTTGGGATAGTGGTATTACAGCAGGTTTCATCAACATGGACAACTTCAAAATGAACTTTGGATCCTACAAGCACAGTACTGGAGAGTACTACTTAAGCAATGTTCGTATGGGTCTTTTGGTCGCCATGTTTAGTGTCGGATGTGCTATAGGGGGTGTCTCTTTC
The DNA window shown above is from Saccharomyces mikatae IFO 1815 strain IFO1815 genome assembly, chromosome: 6 and carries:
- the SMKI06G3800 gene encoding uncharacterized protein — translated: MSEIGDESTNSQEKVKPKIYEEDVDEEHDIVSVEETVKRGVLHNDRTKLKQGLKERHIKMLTLVGVFGTGLFLSSGGTLKKTGPVGLLIAYLFVGIVVGCNQIAIAEVASFMPATGATIRHAEQFIDESVGFTFGWISTYSSLMPGELSATAVIMRYWTDVSPAVFITVFGILFVVTNIYTIRFYGELEYIFGWLKLVLIFILIISGLVIDLGGTKGQERLGFHYWREPGPFANYLVGGHIGKFVGFWAAISSVVYSYSGIQNIAILAGETKNSRHAIFHGAKNVFLRIIVLYLVTVFILTLIVPYNDKLIATGTGTARSSPFVIAMNRAGIKVLPHIVNALILTSAWSAGNLAIIEGSRNLFCLATKNQAPKIFLRTSKRGIPYVGVIFISSFLPLAYMSCSKSSATVFGWFQELVSSNTLLRWILISANHIHMDRALKAQGYSRSDLPYSTPMGPFAAWFSGIMSFIFLLTGGFYNFIHGHFDIESFFTRYFIIPLAIGLFTFWKLFKKTKYLRPHEVDLESIFDDIKENPEHIVKTKNAWARFSIARGWRERSQK